The following proteins are co-located in the Chaetodon trifascialis isolate fChaTrf1 chromosome 14, fChaTrf1.hap1, whole genome shotgun sequence genome:
- the enpp6 gene encoding glycerophosphocholine cholinephosphodiesterase ENPP6, with the protein MSPRQKPACPLHLLLLLLLLGAGQQCLAARPLLIFLIDGFRYDYMDDLHMLPGFREIVGNGVKVDYMTPDFPSLSYPNYYTLMTGRHCDVHQMTGNYMWDEASKKEFLIGTNPDSRLPLWWDGSEPLWVTLQKLGKKVFMYYWPGCEVEILGVRPSFCEQYVYNPSEKNLTDSIVNALNVLRSGQAGMAAIYYEKIDVEGHHFGPDSHQVRSAVQQLDLAMQTLNSKIKEKNMVNQLNVVLFSDHGMTKIQWMEKVIELDKYINMSDIFKMMDRGAVVSVWPKDNKYKEVYAELSQVPNMHVYARQEIPKRFHFKGGKFVSPLTLVAEPGWFIAENKAKLPYWKNDSGEPSAWQNGWHGYDNEFLDMRGFFLATGPDFKRNVRAAPIQAVDVYNVMCWTLGVEPLPNNGSWTRVEYLLNGCDAPFQPTALWTCYLILLGALLKLWDSNI; encoded by the coding sequence ATGTCACCGAGGCAGAAACCTGCGTGCCCCCTGCATctcttactgctgctgctgctgctcggagcGGGCCAGCAATGTCTCGCGGCCCGCCCGTTGCTCATTTTCCTGATCGATGGGTTCCGTTATGACTACATGGATGACCTGCACATGCTCCCCGGATTTCGCGAGATTGTGGGAAATGGGGTGAAGGTGGACTACATGACTCCAGACTTCCCGAGTTTATCATACCCTAATTACTACACTTTAATGACAGGCCGTCACTGCGATGTTCATCAGATGACTGGAAACTACATGTGGGATGAAGCCTCCAAGAAGGAGTTTCTGATCGGGACCAACCCTGACAGCCGGTTGCCTCTTTGGTGGGATGGATCAGAGCCATTATGGGTCACCCTGCAGAAGCTGGGAAAGAAGGTTTTTATGTACTACTGGCCTGGCTGCGAGGTGGAAATTCTGGGTGTCCGtccatcattctgtgagcaATATGTCTATAACCCATCTGAGAAAAACCTCACAGACTCCATTGTGAATGCCCTCAATGTCCTGAGGTCAGGACAAGCTGGCATGGCAGCAATATATTATGAGAAAATAGATGTTGAGGGCCATCACTTTGGGCCAGACTCTCATCAGGTCAgatcagctgtgcagcagctggatcTCGCCATGCAGACACTCAACAGCAAAATCAAAGAGAAGAACATGGTGAACCAGCTGAACGTTGTACTTTTTTCAGACCATGGTATGACAAAGATCCAGTGGATGGAGAAGGTTATTGAGCTGGACAAGTACATCAACATGTCAGACATTTTTAAGATGATGGACAGAGGAGCAGTGGTCAGTGTGTGGCCCAAAGATAACAAGTACAAAGAGGTGTATGCTGAGTTGTCCCAGGTCCCTAACATGCATGTCTATGCCAGACAAGAGATCCCTAAACGTTTCCATTTCAAAGGAGGGAAGTTCGTATCCCCCCTGACGCTGGTGGCTGAGCCAGGCTGGTTTATCGCTGAGAACAAGGCAAAACTCCCATACTGGAAAAATGACTCTGGGGAGCCCTCAGCATGGCAAAATGGCTGGCATGGTTACGACAATGAGTTCCTCGACATGAGAGGTTTTTTCTTGGCAACAGGACCTGACTTCAAGCGAAATGTTCGTGCGGCTCCAATTCAAGCAGTAGATGTCTATAATGTGATGTGCTGGACGTTGGGAGTGGAGCCTTTGCCAAATAATGGGTCCTGGACTCGGGTAGAGTACCTCCTGAAT